A part of Acidobacteriota bacterium genomic DNA contains:
- a CDS encoding periplasmic heavy metal sensor: MRKHVTRKQVLGAVVALGVTMVLTQGGFAWFGEPASAEEETAAAVETQRRGFRPGARGGPGRAGLLPLRRLDLSDAQEERIDRIRDEAREAAAEAREPMRDARRELRDAMRGESVEEGRIRELAAAVASLEADALVRRARLRADILEVLTAEQREEVHELQERRRERLEERRERQIERFRNRRRQ, from the coding sequence ATGAGAAAGCACGTTACACGAAAGCAGGTTCTGGGAGCGGTCGTTGCCCTGGGGGTCACGATGGTCCTGACGCAGGGCGGATTCGCGTGGTTCGGCGAGCCGGCGTCTGCGGAGGAAGAGACGGCGGCGGCCGTCGAGACGCAACGGCGCGGCTTCCGTCCCGGCGCCCGCGGAGGTCCCGGCCGGGCCGGGCTGCTCCCGCTCCGACGGCTCGATCTGAGCGATGCGCAGGAGGAACGGATCGATCGGATCCGCGATGAGGCGCGGGAAGCGGCCGCCGAGGCGCGCGAGCCGATGCGCGATGCGCGGCGGGAACTGCGGGACGCGATGCGCGGCGAGTCGGTGGAGGAAGGCCGGATCCGGGAGTTGGCCGCCGCCGTTGCCTCACTCGAGGCCGACGCGCTGGTCCGGCGGGCCCGGCTCCGCGCCGACATTCTGGAGGTTCTGACGGCGGAGCAGCGCGAGGAGGTGCACGAGTTGCAGGAGCGTCGCCGGGAGCGACTCGAAGAGCGGCGCGAGAGGCAGATTGAACGTTTTCGCAATCGTCGTCGTCAATGA
- a CDS encoding sigma-70 family RNA polymerase sigma factor, with protein sequence MTGVESERWTVGTSLAVASAWPDAGRRDRTRVTTDKAVWAADPADAERVDPDRADVEAARGGDAGAFEALVIRYQARIVSFAAAIVHDTGAAEDVAQEAFIRAWKGLRSFRGDSAFKTWLYKIASNAARTHLERHVRQARVGSESLDDEEAALRADEVPSGATGVEETLTTREAIDGALAQLPEDWRLAVVLRDIEGLDYKEIAEVTGAPIGTVESRIFRARRRLRPLLCTVR encoded by the coding sequence ATGACTGGCGTCGAGAGCGAACGATGGACGGTCGGGACGAGCCTGGCAGTGGCAAGCGCCTGGCCCGATGCCGGACGGCGCGACCGAACTAGGGTGACGACTGACAAGGCCGTCTGGGCGGCCGATCCAGCCGATGCCGAGCGCGTCGATCCGGATCGCGCCGACGTGGAGGCGGCGCGCGGCGGCGATGCCGGTGCGTTCGAGGCGTTGGTGATTCGTTACCAGGCGCGCATCGTCAGCTTCGCGGCAGCCATCGTGCACGACACGGGCGCGGCCGAAGACGTGGCGCAGGAAGCGTTCATTCGGGCTTGGAAGGGCCTGCGGAGTTTTCGGGGCGATAGCGCGTTCAAGACCTGGCTGTACAAGATCGCATCCAACGCCGCGCGGACGCATCTCGAGCGGCACGTCCGGCAGGCGCGCGTCGGCAGCGAGAGCCTGGACGACGAGGAGGCCGCGCTCCGCGCGGATGAGGTGCCGTCGGGGGCGACCGGCGTCGAGGAGACGTTGACCACCCGCGAAGCGATAGACGGCGCCCTGGCACAGTTGCCAGAGGACTGGCGGCTGGCGGTCGTGCTGCGCGACATCGAGGGACTCGACTACAAGGAGATCGCGGAGGTGACCGGCGCGCCGATCGGCACGGTCGAGTCGCGT